One stretch of Streptomyces sp. A2-16 DNA includes these proteins:
- a CDS encoding MarR family transcriptional regulator, whose product MPDLTHGDDAAAVNSLRSAVMRLSRRLKHQRVDESLSPTEMSVLGTLTICGKATPGELARKEHVQPPSMTRIVALLEAKGLVRLEPHPEDRRQKVVTKTEQAEAMLAESRAKRNAFLATLVDGLDEDEWAKLRAAAPVLEKLAHL is encoded by the coding sequence ATGCCGGACCTTACCCATGGCGACGACGCTGCCGCCGTGAACTCCCTGCGATCAGCCGTGATGCGACTGTCCCGTCGGCTCAAGCACCAGCGCGTCGACGAGTCGCTGAGCCCCACCGAGATGTCGGTCCTGGGCACCCTCACCATCTGCGGCAAGGCCACCCCGGGCGAGCTCGCCCGCAAGGAGCACGTCCAGCCGCCGTCGATGACCCGCATCGTGGCACTGCTGGAGGCCAAGGGACTCGTCCGGCTGGAGCCGCACCCCGAGGACCGGCGCCAGAAGGTCGTCACGAAGACCGAGCAGGCCGAGGCCATGCTCGCGGAGAGCCGCGCCAAGCGGAACGCCTTCCTGGCCACCCTGGTCGACGGCCTCGACGAGGACGAGTGGGCGAAACTGCGTGCCGCCGCCCCCGTGCTGGAGAAACTCGCACATCTGTAA